The Rubidibacter lacunae KORDI 51-2 genome contains a region encoding:
- a CDS encoding DUF5131 family protein, which yields MSSTNTGIEWTDKTWNPTTGCNKVSPGCRHCYAEALTERFPKSFPQGFKLTLHPERLEQPRKWRTPSRIFVNSMSDLFHKDVPFAYLQKIFAVMRETPWHIYQVLTKRDKNMAELASELEWSENIWVGVSVESQQYTHRIDALRQVPAKVRFLSCEPLLGSLNLNLEGIDWVIVGGESGYQHRSMNPEWVKNILCQTRKAQVAFFFKQWGGHHSKAGGRILDDKIWDEMPSVWYDHINK from the coding sequence ATGTCAAGTACTAACACTGGTATTGAATGGACTGATAAAACCTGGAATCCCACCACTGGTTGTAATAAGGTGAGCCCGGGTTGTCGGCACTGCTACGCTGAAGCCCTGACAGAGCGGTTTCCTAAGAGCTTTCCACAAGGTTTTAAGCTGACACTACATCCAGAGCGATTGGAGCAGCCAAGGAAGTGGCGAACTCCTAGTCGTATTTTTGTTAATTCCATGAGTGACCTTTTTCATAAAGATGTGCCTTTTGCATATTTGCAAAAGATTTTCGCGGTAATGCGAGAGACGCCCTGGCACATATATCAGGTTCTGACTAAGCGTGATAAGAACATGGCAGAATTAGCGTCTGAGCTTGAATGGTCTGAGAACATCTGGGTTGGTGTATCTGTAGAGAGTCAGCAATATACTCACAGAATTGATGCGTTGAGACAAGTGCCAGCAAAAGTCCGCTTTCTTTCATGCGAACCTCTTTTAGGTTCACTGAACCTAAACTTAGAGGGAATTGATTGGGTAATTGTTGGCGGTGAGTCTGGGTACCAACATCGTTCTATGAATCCAGAGTGGGTTAAAAATATTTTGTGTCAAACACGAAAAGCCCAGGTTGCCTTCTTCTTCAAACAGTGGGGAGGACATCACTCAAAAGCTGGTGGCAGGATACTTGATGATAAAATCTGGGATGAAATGCCATCCGTTTGGTATGACCATATCAATAAGTGA